The window TCTAGGAAGAATACCAGCCGTGAGTTTCGCGAGGGCCGCCGCGTACTCGAGCAGTAGCTCAGTGACGATAACAACCGAAATCATGTTCAGAAGTGATAGTGGATATCGTTCTTCTTCTCAAAGGATTAGCCGGAAATCTAGAAGTTTCTCTGCCGTTTAAAGTGTCTTATCTGTTTAGGAAATGGTGTTGGGAGTGAGAGACACAACACCATGTAATATAAATCTCTTTATATAGGCCATAAAAATCTTAAAGCTCCAAGTGGTTCTAGATACTCTTACAAGTTACACGTATATCACTTTCTTgagttatttcattttttgtttttttaataacttgCCTCGTGTCGCGCTGTAGAGTCACACAGTGTTGGCAAAAAGACAATACTCTACTTGCCAAATTAAATACTTTAAGCAATAATCGCTCGCATCTGTCGACTGGGATTTAAACACTCCATTCCTTTTTAgtagtgaaaatattttaatttgaataatttgaCGTAAATAAGGAGATTCAAATGGTTTTTTTCTTGAAACACAACACATTTCATTCATAATTTAGACAGTTACAAAGATAGAAGCAAACATCAAAGGCTCGATGTGCAATCCTAGATGAAAGCGTTCAATACAAAGCAATAAAGATATAGAGACGCAAGCTTAGAAAAACTTGATAACAATTCCAAAGAGTGATCAAAAGTACCAAGTACGAGGAAACCTCTAGAGAGATTACACCGTCTTTCAAATTATCCAACGGAAATATCCACAGGGGTGAGTATCGTTGTACCAAGAAGATTCAAATGGTTTGTAAATACTTTCTGTTGAAATGGACTTAAATCAGATGTACAAACTACAAAGCTTTTTATATAACGTCTCAATCGTTATTTTCAGGTATATTTATGACGTTTGCTGCGTTTATTTTTAGTAGAGTGAAACTATTTGACGATGGATCCATATATGACCAAAGACGCATGTGAgagtttttaaatagttaattaattaacttGTATCACTAAAGTATACTTTAAAATTATCGTTTGTTTAAAGTTGACCAACTTAACATAAATGATTGTATTTTAGGTGAGTGATGTCAAAGAAACACAGAAACGTATTATATCATTGTAATTACGCTAACATATCTCTATTGATCTATTCAATATGGAAAagggaagaaaaaaagaagcttCAGCTGCTACTCATATACTCGATCACTAAAGaataagagaaagaaaagaaaaagaaaaaggatggACACTCGTCACGTAATTAGAAATCGACAAGATGCGCAGAGAAGTCTGGAACTGGCGACGATCTAGGAGGACAGTACAAGGAGAAGTTGCCTATCCGTATAAAGTTTCCGTCGCCTTGTCGCCTCGGAAGAATCCCGACGGTGAGTTTAGCTAGAGCTGTCGTGTACTCAATCAGTAGCTCAGCCATGATAACGACGGAGATCATGATTGATGATAATTGAAGAATAGCCGAAGAGGAATGATGTTGAATGTTCTTGAGTTCTTTGCGAGAGCTATTACTGGAATTTGGTTGTGATGACTtgtggaaagaaagaaagaagtctatctttttatataaagaagCCTGAGTTTCTCTACTGTGCTCGTCGTTACTCGCAACTCgtgtttcctattttaatattttcgatTGGTCAATatggaaagaaaaaacacaCGAAGCGTGTCGTACGCGCACTTCACTTTAGCATTAGCTGTTCCTCGAATCTGGTCCCCGATTATCACGTGTTTTTTTTACTAGTACAGTATATAGCTCAGCAGATACATCACTTTTGTATCGTTGTCAAAGTT of the Raphanus sativus cultivar WK10039 unplaced genomic scaffold, ASM80110v3 Scaffold2887, whole genome shotgun sequence genome contains:
- the LOC130506104 gene encoding uncharacterized protein LOC130506104, whose translation is MISVVIMAELLIEYTTALAKLTVGILPRRQGDGNFIRIGNFSLYCPPRSSPVPDFSAHLVDF